Proteins encoded within one genomic window of Humulus lupulus chromosome 1, drHumLupu1.1, whole genome shotgun sequence:
- the LOC133798013 gene encoding pentatricopeptide repeat-containing protein At2g15820, chloroplastic yields MLLSKAPQPELSPFPLPSSSPNSLLLALPMRVSHFSSLLFLRSLALSHRRHGSCLSHRFVRPISTSPLFCVTVPRQFPSVSSSSSTFVEQLENEPTEEEDAGGFDSFPESEPFDSDKKFSSVDMKHLSAPELEIKELDELPEQWRRSKLAWLCKELPAHKTGTLVRILNAQKKWLTQEDTTYLAVHCIRIRENETGFKVYKWMMQQHWYRFDFALATKLADYMGKERKFSKCREIFDDIIKQGRVPSESTFHILVVAYLSAPVQGCLEEACSIYNRMIQLGGYQPRLGLHNSLFKSIVSKPGSSAKHYLKQAEFIFHNLVTTGFEVHKDIYAGLIWLHSYQDSIDKERITEIRKEMHQAGIEEGREVLVSILRACSKDGDVEESEKTWSKVLSLGGAIPSQAFVYMMEIYGKIGDPTESLSILREMKEHLGSNNAVAYHKIIEILCKAQEIELAESLMAEFMGSGLKPVMPSFIYIMNMYYNLSFHDKVKLAFTQCLERCQPSCTVYSIYLDSLVKVGNLSKAEDIFCQMQNDGAIGVNARSCNTILSGYLSSGDNVKAEKIYDLMCQKKYDIESSLMEKIDFVLSLSRKNIKRPVSIKLSKEQREILVGLLLGGLQIDSDEERKNHMIRFEFRENSVPHYLLKRRIHYLYHEWLHPSCQANNGNEDVPYRFVTISHSYFGFYADQFWPKGRRTIPNLIHRWLSPCVLAYWYMYGGHRTSSGDIVLKLKGNEDGVEKVVKSLKARSLECRVKRKGSVYWIGFLGSNSTWFWKLVEPYILEDLKDSLRPGGETSSKTTLQIEDMSFQSSSDTVEKGSDLSDDGNI; encoded by the exons ATGCTTCTGAGCAAAGCTCCTCAACCAGAGCTCTCTCCTTTCCCTCTCCCTTCCTCTAGCCCTAACTCTCTTCTCCTTGCCCTTCCTATGCGCGTCTCTCATTTCTCTTCCCTCCTCTTCCTCCGCTCTCTTGCCCTCTCCCACCGCCGCCATGGGTCCTGCCTTAGCCACCGCTTTGTTCGACCAATCTCCACTTCCCCTCTGTTCTGCGTCACCGTGCCCCGCCAATTCCCGTCggtttcttcttcttccagtACATTTGTCGAACAGTTGGAGAACGAACCAACGGAGGAAGAGGATGCTGGGGGTTTCGATAGTTTCCCTGAAAGTGAGCCATTTGACTCCGATAAGAAGTTCTCCTCGGTTGATATGAAGCACCTTTCGGCGCCGGAGCTGGAGATTAAGGAACTCGATGAACTTCCCGAGCAGTGGCGAAGGTCGAAGCTGGCGTGGCTGTGTAAGGAGTTGCCGGCGCATAAGACGGGGACGTTGGTTCGGATACTGAATGCGCAGAAGAAGTGGCTGACTCAGGAGGACACTACTTACTTAGCGGTCCATTGTATAAGGATTCGAGAGAATGAAACTGGATTCAAG GTGTACAAATGGATGATGCAACAACATTGGTATAGATTTGATTTTGCTCTTGCCACCAAACTAGCTGATTACATGGGTAAGGAACGGAAGTTCTCAAAATGTCGGGAGATATTCGATGATATAATCAAGCAGGGGCGAGTTCCTAGTGAGTCTACATTTCACATATTGGTCGTTGCTTATCTTAGTGCTCCCGTTCAAGGTTGCTTAGAAGAAGCATGTAGCATCTACAATCGAATGATTCAATTAGGAGGATACCAGCCGCGACTTGGCTTACACAATTCTCTATTCAAATCTATTGTTAGCAAACCTGGAAGCTCTGCAAAACATTATCTGAAGCAAGCTGAATTTATTTTTCACAATTTGGTAACAACTGGGTTTGAGGTACATAAGGATATATATGCTGGCCTAATTTGGCTACATAGCTATCAGGACTCCATTGATAAAGAAAGGATAACAGAGATAAGGAAAGAGATGCATCAAGCAGGTATTGAGGAGGGCAGAGAAGTGCTTGTGTCCATCTTGAGAGCTTGCTCAAAGGATGGGGATGTGGAGGAATCAGAAAAAACTTGGTCCAAAGTTCTCAGTCTTGGCGGTGCTATTCCATCTCAGGCTTTTGTGTATATGATGGAGATCTATGGAAAGATTGGAGATCCTACAGAATCATTGAGTATACTCAGAGAGATGAAGGAGCATTTGGGTTCAAACAATGCTGTGGcatatcataaaatcatagagatTTTATGTAAAGCTCAAGAAATTGAACTTGCAGAATCCCTCATGGCAGAATTCATGGGAAGCGGTTTGAAGCCTGTTATGCCATCTTTCATTTATATAATGAATATGTATTATAATTTAAGCTTTCATGACAAAGTAAAGTTAGCCTTCACTCAGTGCCTTGAGAGATGTCAACCTAGCTGTACCGTTTATAGTATATACTTGGATTCTTTGGTCAAAGTTGGTAACCTAAGCAAAGCTGAGGATATCTTTTGCCAGATGCAGAATGACGGTGCTATTGGTGTTAACGCTCGGTCATGCAACACCATATTGAGCGGATACCTATCATCTGGTGATAATGTGAAGGCAGAGAAGATATATGACCTGATGTGCCAAAAGAAATATGACATCGAATCGTCATTGATGGAAAAGATTGATTTTGTCCTCAGCTTGAgcagaaaaaatattaaaagacCAGTAAGCATAAAGCTTAGCAAGGAACAACGAGAGATCTTGGTGGGTCTGCTGCTAGGAGGCTTGCAAATTGATTCAGACGAAGAGAGGAAGAATCACATGATCCGCTTTGAGTTCAGAGAAAATTCTGTCCCGCATTATCTATTGAAGAGGCGTATACATTACCTATATCATGAATGGTTGCATCCTTCGTGCCAGGCCAATAATGGTAATGAGGATGTACCATATAGATTTGTCACCATCTCACACTCTTATTTTGGATTTTATGCGGACCAGTTTTGGCCAAAGGGGCGACGCACAATTCCAAACTTGATCCATCGGTGGCTGTCTCCATGTGTTCTTGCATACTGGTATATGTATGGGGGACATAGGACCTCATCTGGAGACATTGTGTTAAAGCTCAAGGGTAATGAGGATGGTGTTGAGAAGGTTGTTAAAAGCTTGAAGGCAAGGTCCCTGGAGTGTCGAGTGAAGAGAAAGGGAAGTGTATATTGGATTGGTTTCCTGGGAAGCAATTCAACCTGGTTCTGGAAACTAGTAGAACCGTATATTTTAGAAGACTTGAAAGACTCTCTTAGACCAGGTGGTGAAACCTCAAGCAAAACTACACTTCAAATTGAAGACATGAGCTTCCAGAGTTCATCTGATACTGTTGAAAAGGGTTCTGATTTAAGTGATGATGGGAACATTTAG